In a genomic window of Azospirillum baldaniorum:
- a CDS encoding alpha/beta hydrolase produces MRRRPAGRMAKLIVGIGLLLSGCTAAYQPMGLPMTQPALTDSALIAADGFELPLRRWLPEGGAPHAVVLALHGYNDYSNAFDGAGRSLAARGIAVYAYDQRGFGATRNTGIWPGTDTLVADLKAAVSQVHARHPGLPVHLMGESMGGAVVLAAMTSATPPDVNGTILVAPAVWGRDAMGFFPRALLWLSYNTVPGMVVHPPKDLKIQASDNIEMLRALGRDPLVIKGSRVDALEGLTDLMGTALAACGHLSVPSLVLYGAHEEVLPKTPVNRAVEDFESGGRHVVAVYPDGWHMLLRDLKGQVVVNDIAAWIENPKQPLASGADRNRSLLAAK; encoded by the coding sequence ATGCGGCGTAGGCCGGCCGGCCGGATGGCGAAACTGATCGTCGGGATCGGCCTTCTGCTGTCCGGCTGCACCGCGGCCTATCAGCCGATGGGTTTGCCCATGACCCAGCCGGCCCTGACCGACAGCGCCCTGATCGCCGCCGACGGCTTCGAACTGCCGCTGCGGCGCTGGCTGCCCGAGGGCGGGGCGCCGCACGCGGTGGTTCTGGCCCTGCACGGCTACAACGACTACTCCAACGCCTTCGACGGGGCTGGGCGCAGCCTCGCCGCGCGGGGGATCGCCGTCTACGCCTACGACCAGCGCGGCTTCGGCGCCACGCGGAACACCGGCATCTGGCCGGGCACCGACACGCTGGTGGCCGACCTGAAGGCGGCCGTCTCCCAGGTCCACGCCCGCCACCCCGGCCTGCCGGTCCATCTGATGGGCGAGAGCATGGGCGGTGCTGTGGTGCTGGCGGCGATGACCAGCGCGACTCCGCCCGACGTGAACGGCACGATCCTGGTCGCCCCCGCCGTCTGGGGCCGCGACGCGATGGGCTTCTTCCCGCGGGCGCTGCTCTGGCTGAGCTACAACACGGTTCCCGGGATGGTGGTGCACCCGCCGAAGGACCTGAAGATCCAGGCGTCCGACAACATCGAGATGCTGCGGGCGCTGGGCCGCGACCCGCTGGTCATCAAGGGCTCCCGCGTCGACGCGCTGGAGGGGCTGACCGACCTGATGGGCACGGCCCTGGCCGCCTGCGGGCATCTGTCGGTCCCGTCCCTGGTGCTCTACGGCGCCCACGAGGAGGTGTTGCCGAAGACCCCGGTCAACCGCGCGGTCGAGGATTTCGAGTCCGGCGGGCGGCATGTGGTGGCGGTCTATCCCGACGGCTGGCACATGCTGCTGCGCGACCTGAAGGGCCAAGTGGTGGTCAACGACATCGCCGCCTGGATCGAGAACCCCAAGCAGCCCCTGGCGAGCGGCGCCGACCGCAACCGCAGCCTCCTGGCCGCGAAATAA
- a CDS encoding ABC transporter ATP-binding protein: MVAHAPLNAAALPASTLPTHAVPAYAVEVRGLTKTYQAAGKAGPKQALKGIDLAIPRGAVFGLLGPNGAGKSTLINIMAGLVNKTGGTVSIWGTDIDAHPRQARASIGVVPQELNMDPFFTPREMLELQAGLYGVPKAERRTEELLEAVGLRDKADAYARSLSGGMKRRLMVAKAMVHTPPVLVLDEPTAGVDVELRIQLWEHVRKLNREGSTVLLTTHYLEEAQELCDSIAIINHGTVVACEPTATLLRRVDAKALTVLVDRDLAAVPAELSAFTAELAEPRRLIVRYQPSRQRVDGILAALAGAGLGVVDLSTEESDLEDIFLQLTGGAHARKEIAHDAA; the protein is encoded by the coding sequence ATGGTTGCGCACGCCCCGCTGAACGCCGCCGCCCTGCCCGCCTCCACCTTGCCCACCCACGCCGTCCCCGCCTACGCCGTGGAGGTCCGCGGCCTCACCAAGACCTATCAGGCCGCCGGCAAGGCCGGCCCGAAACAAGCCCTTAAGGGCATCGATCTGGCGATTCCCCGCGGGGCGGTGTTCGGGCTGCTGGGGCCGAACGGGGCGGGCAAGTCGACGCTCATCAACATCATGGCCGGGCTGGTCAACAAGACCGGCGGCACGGTGTCGATCTGGGGAACCGACATCGACGCCCATCCGCGCCAAGCGCGGGCGTCGATCGGCGTGGTCCCCCAGGAACTGAACATGGACCCTTTTTTCACCCCTCGGGAAATGCTGGAGCTCCAGGCCGGCCTCTACGGCGTGCCCAAGGCCGAGCGGCGGACCGAGGAGCTGCTGGAGGCCGTGGGGCTGCGCGACAAGGCCGACGCCTACGCCCGGTCGCTGTCGGGCGGCATGAAGCGGCGGCTGATGGTGGCGAAGGCGATGGTCCACACCCCGCCCGTCCTGGTGCTGGACGAGCCGACCGCCGGCGTGGACGTGGAACTGCGCATCCAGTTGTGGGAGCATGTGCGCAAGTTGAACCGCGAGGGCTCGACGGTGCTGCTGACCACTCATTACCTGGAGGAGGCGCAGGAGCTGTGCGACTCCATCGCCATCATCAACCACGGCACGGTGGTGGCCTGCGAGCCGACCGCCACTCTGCTCCGCCGGGTGGACGCCAAGGCGCTGACCGTTCTGGTCGACCGCGACCTGGCCGCCGTGCCGGCGGAACTGTCCGCCTTCACCGCCGAACTGGCCGAGCCGCGGCGCCTGATCGTCCGCTACCAGCCGAGCCGCCAGAGGGTGGACGGCATCCTCGCCGCCCTGGCCGGGGCGGGGCTGGGGGTCGTCGATCTCAGCACCGAGGAATCGGACCTGGAGGACATCTTCCTGCAATTGACCGGCGGCGCGCACGCCCGGAAGGAGATCGCACACGATGCGGCGTAG
- a CDS encoding zinc-finger domain-containing protein, protein MQPVETIEVETLTVGCDGGGGALGHPLVYLTLSAEGKVECPYCSRHFVLKEGAKTGTHGH, encoded by the coding sequence ATGCAGCCAGTTGAAACGATCGAAGTCGAGACCCTGACCGTCGGATGCGACGGCGGCGGCGGTGCGCTCGGCCACCCGCTGGTCTATCTGACGCTGAGCGCCGAGGGGAAGGTCGAATGCCCCTACTGCTCGCGCCACTTCGTCCTGAAGGAAGGCGCGAAGACGGGCACGCACGGGCACTGA
- a CDS encoding putative bifunctional diguanylate cyclase/phosphodiesterase: MSQETEEQYRSIFENAVEGIYQTTVDGRYLRVNPALSRIYGYRSPADLIDNLTDIAGQLYVDPGKREAFARLMAERDVVQSFEARVFRNDGSIIWISENARCVRDPQGRIRYYEGTVQDITERKQHEEKIRLLATVFDSVADGILIVDPDLSVQAVNPAYEVMTDFQREALLHRPLVIFAPGSHERAFIEDIWRTARTEGRWQGEVTSFRHSGDAFAASLSVTAVRAPGGALEHYVLTLADISQRKYQEHQIRYQASFDRLTDLPNRWLVCERLEEAIVRAQRMRTKVAVAFLDLNRFKQVNDTLGHHAGDDLLKLVAKRLRNCTRVSDTVGRLGGDEFLIVAPDAVDRAAGARLVEKVLYSMGEPFAVHNQELFCGASIGVAFFPDDGETADQLLRNADLAMYHAKRNPECKFVFYEAGMRERTGFTLGLESDLRRAAATGEEFALHFQPKVDMPQRGFHRVIGAEALIRWHHPVRGLVSPAEFIPLAEETGLIWEIGAWTLREACGRLAGWLAAGLDIASVSVNLSPRQFQDARLVNFVRDVVERSGVPPERLELELTEGAMIGDIEKAVTILHGLKGIGIRLSIDDFGTGYSSLAYLKRFPINTLKIDRSFVRDIVQSSTDPAIVNTIVNLADSLGFDTIAEGVETEEQADMLRRQRCTRIQGFLISRPLDVDAFQRFLVENAG; this comes from the coding sequence ATGAGCCAAGAGACGGAAGAGCAATACAGAAGTATTTTCGAGAACGCGGTCGAAGGTATTTACCAGACCACGGTGGACGGGCGTTATCTGCGGGTCAACCCGGCGCTGTCGCGCATCTACGGCTACCGGTCGCCGGCCGACCTAATCGACAACCTGACGGACATCGCCGGCCAGCTCTACGTCGATCCCGGCAAGCGCGAGGCCTTTGCCCGCCTGATGGCCGAGCGCGACGTGGTGCAGAGCTTCGAGGCGCGGGTCTTCCGCAACGACGGTTCGATCATCTGGATTTCGGAGAACGCGCGCTGCGTGCGCGATCCGCAGGGCCGCATCCGCTATTACGAAGGCACCGTCCAGGACATCACCGAGCGCAAGCAGCACGAGGAAAAGATCCGGCTGCTCGCCACCGTCTTCGACAGCGTGGCCGACGGCATCCTGATCGTGGACCCCGATCTGTCGGTGCAGGCGGTCAACCCGGCCTACGAGGTGATGACCGACTTCCAGCGGGAGGCGCTTCTCCACCGCCCGCTGGTGATCTTCGCCCCCGGTTCCCACGAGCGCGCCTTCATCGAGGACATCTGGCGCACCGCGCGCACGGAGGGGCGCTGGCAGGGCGAGGTGACCAGCTTCCGCCATTCCGGCGACGCCTTCGCGGCCTCGCTGTCGGTCACGGCGGTGCGTGCGCCGGGCGGGGCGCTGGAGCATTACGTGCTGACGCTCGCCGACATCAGCCAGCGCAAGTACCAGGAACACCAGATCCGCTATCAGGCCAGCTTCGACCGGCTGACCGACTTGCCCAACCGCTGGCTGGTCTGCGAGCGGCTGGAGGAGGCCATCGTGCGCGCCCAGCGCATGCGCACCAAGGTCGCCGTGGCCTTCCTCGACCTCAACCGCTTCAAGCAGGTGAACGACACGCTGGGCCACCACGCCGGTGACGACCTGCTGAAGCTGGTGGCCAAGCGCCTGCGCAACTGCACCCGCGTGTCCGACACGGTGGGACGGCTCGGCGGCGACGAGTTCCTGATCGTGGCGCCCGACGCGGTGGACCGCGCCGCCGGCGCCCGGCTGGTCGAGAAGGTGCTCTATTCGATGGGCGAGCCCTTCGCCGTCCACAATCAGGAGCTTTTCTGCGGCGCCTCGATCGGCGTCGCCTTCTTCCCCGACGACGGCGAGACGGCGGACCAGCTTCTGCGCAACGCCGACCTCGCCATGTACCACGCCAAGCGCAACCCGGAATGCAAGTTCGTCTTCTACGAGGCGGGCATGCGGGAGCGCACCGGCTTCACGTTGGGGCTGGAAAGCGACCTGCGCCGCGCCGCCGCGACCGGCGAGGAGTTCGCGCTGCATTTCCAGCCCAAGGTGGACATGCCGCAGCGCGGCTTCCACCGGGTGATCGGGGCGGAGGCGCTGATCCGCTGGCACCACCCGGTGCGCGGCCTCGTCAGCCCGGCGGAGTTCATCCCGCTGGCCGAGGAGACCGGCCTGATCTGGGAAATCGGCGCCTGGACCCTGAGGGAGGCCTGCGGCCGGCTGGCCGGCTGGCTGGCCGCCGGGTTGGACATCGCGTCGGTGTCGGTCAACCTGTCGCCGCGCCAGTTCCAGGACGCGCGTCTGGTGAATTTCGTGCGCGACGTGGTGGAGCGCAGCGGCGTCCCGCCGGAGCGGCTGGAGCTGGAGCTGACCGAGGGCGCCATGATCGGCGACATCGAGAAGGCGGTGACCATCCTGCACGGGCTGAAGGGGATCGGCATCCGCCTGTCCATCGACGATTTCGGGACCGGCTATTCCTCCCTGGCCTATCTGAAGCGGTTCCCGATCAACACGCTGAAGATCGACCGCAGCTTCGTCCGCGACATCGTGCAGTCCTCCACCGACCCGGCCATCGTCAACACCATCGTGAACCTCGCCGACAGCCTGGGCTTCGACACCATCGCCGAAGGGGTGGAGACGGAGGAGCAGGCGGACATGCTGCGCCGCCAGCGCTGCACGCGCATCCAGGGCTTCCTGATCAGCCGCCCGCTGGACGTGGACGCTTTCCAGCGCTTCCTGGTGGAGAACGCTGGGTAA
- a CDS encoding PDC sensor domain-containing protein, whose protein sequence is MSKRFSLLLSTAAVLTMLGTLPAYAADPALEANVRKTVSPQTQTWLADPAVVDAVKAQNAQNKGLDQAKIDAMDNDWKAAAKAKSANPTYDKIAANAVTKRLKEVTDKSNGRIVEILLMDNRGLNVAQTGGTSDYWQGDEPKWQKVYSGGSDLYMTDPEKDAETNAMLTEVSVPVIDPASKEKIGVAMIVLDTNKLGN, encoded by the coding sequence ATGTCCAAACGCTTTTCCCTGCTGCTGTCCACCGCGGCGGTTCTGACGATGCTCGGCACGCTGCCGGCCTACGCCGCCGATCCCGCCCTGGAAGCCAACGTCCGCAAAACGGTGAGCCCGCAGACCCAGACTTGGCTCGCCGACCCGGCGGTCGTCGACGCCGTCAAGGCCCAGAACGCTCAGAACAAGGGCCTCGACCAGGCCAAGATCGACGCCATGGACAACGACTGGAAGGCGGCGGCCAAGGCCAAGTCCGCCAACCCCACCTACGACAAGATCGCCGCCAACGCCGTGACCAAGCGCCTGAAGGAGGTCACGGACAAGAGCAACGGCCGGATCGTGGAAATCCTGCTGATGGACAACCGCGGCCTCAACGTGGCCCAGACCGGCGGCACCTCCGACTATTGGCAGGGCGACGAGCCGAAGTGGCAGAAGGTCTACAGCGGCGGCTCCGACCTCTACATGACCGACCCGGAGAAGGACGCCGAGACGAACGCCATGCTGACCGAGGTCAGCGTTCCGGTGATCGATCCGGCCAGCAAGGAGAAGATCGGCGTGGCGATGATCGTGCTCGACACCAACAAGCTCGGCAACTGA